The following coding sequences lie in one Cryptococcus gattii WM276 chromosome L, complete sequence genomic window:
- a CDS encoding ER membrane localized phosphoryltransferase, putative; Gpi13p (Similar to TIGR gene model, INSD accession AAW45127.1; adds phosphoethanolamine onto the third mannose residue of the glycosylphosphatidylinositol (GPI) anchor precursor) — MSEVSPQPQHGGEPTKPTRKSSSWLRNLSRFNLAALTLFYVASLHVIGLYVFTQGFLLSRLAIPHVSPAYNVSNPSPIAATHSKAVIIVIDALRTDFISPYHPQPPSPHHHGVLSLPAELTQSRPEHSLIFNSFSDPPTSTMQRIKGITTGSLPTFIDIGSNFASTAVEEDSLVSQLLAANKTVGFMGDDTWMNLFPSSFHPDMSHPYDSFNVEDLHTVDNGVVTHLIPYLHPSNQSRWDVLIGHFLGVDHVGHRVGPHRDTMAEKLTQMNEVLEKVVDLIDDDTLLVVLGDHGMDDKGNHGGDSEMETSSALWLYSKGPALISPEVVQDKDTSSVFKSLPTYTFPKSTTPLRHVNQIDIVPTLSLLLGIPIPYNNLGSIIPECFSRKLETLEVAQRVTAEGIWRYVEAYGDKEVKKNLDNAWNHAQSQSQRGNLPASIIAYRAFSLDALAHLRSLWAQFSMPLIVIGSLILGLCALTLIALYVGVRNNGANWDVYARLALETATMGSSVLASIAGTAAGVYTARPIVAIKVFIVAAALISEVILILPLFVKSSFSLALALPTSFSINRHIGPLILIVHALSFASNSFIMWEDRVVLYLISTIPIIYIIRALSAPTADMRLKIIFLSLAFTILSRLAGTITICREEQQPYCSVTFFSGVTATAPTWALIAIVPLALQLPRAIGITLSRSKSLAGPAPFILGILWRVVLIANSVYWVLEFFESFEGLNPARIPLVSFLKLWLARCSVGASLGAIPYVWFTSPLCISVERTVDQATGKEEVTVFGFANAFGSTYILYTLAPFALVHLVSQPMAQFALTAFLVGLLVYLELVDTRRDAIILTTSFASLGNKDNNNASSPSGVASFDPSDTAQTIVRPSFTDVVPLALSGFLTFFATGHQAVISSIQWKSAFVGFSTANYVFSPILVILNTWGGFFLSAIAVPLLAIWNISPRPRQSMPTLAHALQVTLAFLVYHTVVAFASAITAAWLRRHLMVWKVFAPRFMMAGVTLLVVDVGLALGLFGVRVTAWKVKKTFGCESI, encoded by the coding sequence ATGTCCGAGGTGTCCCCACAGCCCCAGCATGGTGGAGAACCAACCAAGCCAACGAGAAAATCGAGCTCTTGGCTACGAAACCTTTCGCGGTTCAACCTTGCTGCCCTCACCTTATTCTACGTCGCCTCTCTTCACGTCATTGGGTTGTACGTCTTCACACAAGGGTTTCTCCTTTCCCGGTTGGCTATTCCCCATGTATCTCCCGCGTATAACGTATCCAACCCTTCACCGATAGCTGCTACCCACTCTAAAGCGGTCATTATTGTCATCGACGCTCTCCGCACCGATTTTATCTCCCCTTATCACCCTCAACCGCCTTCACCTCATCATCACGGAGTCCTCTCCTTACCTGCTGAGCTCACACAGAGTCGACCGGAACACTCTCTCATCTTTAATTCCTTCTCTGACCCTCCCACATCCACGATGCAACGCATCAAAGGCATTACCACCGGGTCGTTACCCACATTCATCGATATTGGCTCAAACTTTGCGTCAACCGCCGTTGAAGAGGATTCACTTGTCTCTCAGCTTCTGGCGGCGAACAAGACGGTTGGGTTTATGGGCGATGACACGTGGATGaacctcttcccttcctctttccaccCCGATATGTCCCATCCGTACGATTCCTTCAACGTCGAGGATTTACACACTGTCGATAACGGCGTCGTCACCCACCTTATCCCGTACCTCCATCCTTCCAACCAATCCCGCTGGGATGTCCTGATCGGCCATTTCTTGGGAGTAGACCATGTCGGTCATCGTGTGGGGCCTCATAGGGATACCATGGCGGAGAAGCTTACTCAGATGAACGAGGTGCTGGAAAAAGTTGTGGATTTGATTGATGACGATACTCTTCTTGTCGTTCTCGGTGACCACGGGATGGACGATAAGGGTAACCACGGTGGTGACTCGGAGATGGAAACCTCTTCGGCACTTTGGCTCTACTCCAAAGGCCCTGCGCTTATCAGCCCAGAGGTCGTCCAAGACAAAGACACCTCTTCCGTCTTTAAATCTTTGCCTACTTACACTTTCCCAAAATCGACCACGCCTCTTAGGCACGTCAACCAGATTGACATTGTGCCTACTCTCTCATTACTGCTTGGCATTCCTATCCCTTATAACAACCTTGGATCCATCATCCCCGAGTGTTTTTCAAGGAAACTCGAAACTTTGGAAGTAGCGCAAAGGGTGACTGCAGAAGGTATATGGAGATATGTCGAAGCATACGGAGACAAGGAAGTCAAGAAAAACTTGGACAATGCTTGGAATCATGCCCAATCCCAATCCCAAAGGGGCAACCTGCCGGCCTCCATCATCGCTTACCGTGCCTTCTCCCTCGACGCTCTCGCCCACCTCCGATCACTCTGGGCTCAATTCTCCATGCCTCTCATCGTCATTGGCTCTCTCATCCTCGGACTTTGCGCGCTTACCCTCATCGCGCTTTACGTCGGTGTGCGTAACAATGGCGCGAACTGGGACGTTTACGCGCGATTGGCATTGGAGACTGCTACGATGGGATCGAGTGTCCTCGCGAGTATCGCAGGGACCGCAGCGGGGGTGTACACTGCCCGTCCGATTGTGGCTATTAAAGTCTTCATCGTTGCCGCAGCCTTGATCTCCGAGGTGatcctcatccttcccTTATTCGTCAAATCGTCTTTCTCCCTTGCTCTCGCTCTTCCGACTTCATTCTCCATCAACAGACATATCGGCCCCCTCATCCTTATTGTTCATGCGTTATCATTCGCTTCCAATTCATTCATCATGTGGGAAGACAGGGTAGTACTCTATCTCATTTCTACCATCCCTATCATCTATATCATCCGAGCACTTTCCGCCCCTACAGCCGATATGCGTCTCAaaatcatcttcctctctctcgCATTCACCATCCTCTCCCGTCTGGCTGGAACGATCACCATATGCAGGGAAGAACAACAGCCATACTGCAGCGTCACTTTCTTTTCGGGCGTGACCGCTACCGCCCCTACATGGGCACTCATCGCCATCGTCCCGCTTGCCCTCCAACTCCCTCGTGCGATCGGTATCACACTCTCCCGTTCCAAATCCCTCGCTGGGCCTGCACCTTTTATCCTCGGTATCCTCTGGCGTGTCGTGCTAATCGCCAACTCAGTCTACTGGGTCCTCGAGTTTTTCGAATCGTTCGAAGGGCTCAACCCTGCCCGTATCCCTCTGGTCAGTTTCCTCAAACTCTGGCTCGCCCGATGTTCGGTAGGCGCGAGTCTAGGTGCCATCCCCTACGTATGGTTCACTTCACCGCTGTGTATCTCTGTAGAACGCACAGTGGATCAAGCGACAGGTAAAGAAGAAGTGACAGTGTTCGGGTTCGCTAATGCTTTTGGATCGACGTATATCCTGTATACGCTCGCTCCGTTTGCGCTCGTACATCTCGTGTCACAGCCAATGGCTCAGTTTGCATTGACCGCCTTCCTTGTCGGCCTTCTTGTATACCTCGAACTAGTCGATACGCGACGGGACGCCATCATCCTCACAACGTCCTTTGCTTCCTTGGGCAACAAGGACAACAATAATGCTTCCTCACCATCGGGAGTTGCCTCGTTTGACCCGAGCGATACAGCCCAAACCATCGTACGCCCCTCATTCACAGATGTCGTTCCCCTCGCGCTTTCTGGATTCCTCACATTCTTCGCAACGGGGCATCAAGCCGTCATTTCATCGATCCAATGGAAATCCGCCTTCGTAGGCTTCTCCACTGCCAACTACGTGTTCTCCCCTATACTCGTCATACTCAATACGTGGGGAGGGTTCTTCTTGTCAGCCATCGCTGTGCCCCTTTTGGCTATTTGGAATATCTCCCCTAGGCCGCGACAGAGTATGCCGACCCTCGCGCATGCTTTGCAGGTGACGCTGGCGTTCTTGGTATACCACACCGTGGTCGCGTTCGCCAGTGCGATCACAGCTGCGTGGTTGAGGAGGCATTTGATGGTGTGGAAGGTGTTCGCACCAAGGTTCATGATGGCAGGTGTCACGTTGTTGGTTGTGGACGTGGGTTTGGCGCTGGGATTGTTTGGAGTGAGGGTGACCGCGTGGAAGGTTAAGAAGACGTTTGGATGCGAGAGTATATAA
- a CDS encoding cleft lip and palate associated transmembrane protein, putative (Similar to TIGR gene model, INSD accession AAW45128.1), which produces MPPPQQAPQEGQQQQSKITGIVRSVAMFFAVQMAMKYGMSYLGIGQQNAPAKQPTTDNTASAPTVPRTQSAAMPPALPAWELGTPLSMVLYTSTSPTGQDIDPLHPIVQWDGLTYGDWNDEREADLILDVPESVLHNGSWWLDIVLVKDGGLPLNKQPGTVYSQRKLLTRYYPKRRIRKEKKLIGGTEEEAEKIEEEPTEVPPQQIVSHWSNNLTLSIISNGGPMSPQQLAPPTVPAYTFVDGATEGTKVYYPPIFANDFWLMKESFYPINESTKTLPLHVNYHALSNMKHQIYASMTMSFEQAAAQGGGGVEFDEIKRTLLETNPWLLITTAIVTLLHTVFEFLAFSSDVSHWRKKDKDLVGVSLNTILTNCFVQLVILLYLHDSSEETSFMILFGQGIGLLIEAWKITKVTNVRIRPAPNSFIGYSLQFEDKRQLSEDEKKTQEYDALAFRIVSYFAIPLLGAYTVYSLLYQTHRGWYSFIISTLAQAIYMFGFVQLIPQLIINYKLKSVAHMPMKAMMYKTLSTVVDDFFAFCIRMPWLHRLACFRDDVVFLVLLYQRWIYRIDYSRVNEYGQVNEGMVEDVGTAEGAKKETKKTK; this is translated from the exons ATGCCCCCGCCCCAGCAAGCGCCCCAAGAGGgccagcagcagcagagCAAGATCACTGGCATAGTCAGATCAGTCGCCATGTTCTTCGCAGTCCAAATGG CTATGAAGTATGGCATGTCCTAT CTTGGCATCGGTCAACAAAACGCTCCTGCAAAACAGCCCACAACTGACAACACCGCGTCAGCGCCCACCGTCCCTCGTACCCAGTCTGCCGCCATGCCTCCCGCGCTACCCGCCTGGGAGCTAGGCACCCCTCTATCTATGGTGCTCTATACGAGCACTTCCCCCACTGGTCAAGATATCGATCCTTTGCACCCTATTGTCCAATGGGACGGTCTCACCTACGGCGACTGGAACGATGAACGTGAAGCCGACCTTATTCTCGACGTTCCCGAAAGCGTTTTGCACAACGGTAGTTGGTGGTTGGACATTGTACTCGTCAAGGATGGCGGACTCCCTCTTAACAAGCAGCCTGGCACCGTGTATAGTCAGAGGAAAT TGTTGACGCGCTACTACCCCAAGAGGCGTATcaggaaggaaaagaagcTTATTGGAGGTACCGAGGAGGAAGCAGAGAAGATTGAGGAAGAACCAACAGAAGTCCCTCCTCAACAAATCGTCTCTCACTGGTCCAACAACCTTACTCTTAGCATCATCTCCAATGGCGGGCCCATGTCGCCCCAGCAACTCGCTCCTCCTACCGTCCCCGCTTATACTTTTGTGGACGGCGCGACGGAAGGCACCAAAGTCTACTACCCACCCATTTTTGCCAACGATTTCTGGCTTATGAAGGAAAGCTTCTACCCAATCAACGAGTCTACCAAGACCCTCCCCTTGCACGTCAATTACCACGCCCTCTCCAACATGAAACACCAAATCTACGCTTCCATGACCATGTCTTTCGAGCAAGCCGCCGCCCAAGGCGGAGGTGGAGTCGAATTCGATGAGATCAAACGGACGCTACTCGAGACGAACCCTTGGTTACTCATCACCACCGCCATCGTCACCTTGCTCCACACTGTCTTCGAGTTTTTGGCATTCTCGAGCGATGTGTCACActggaggaagaaggataagGATCTCGTTGGCGTGTCGCTCAACACAATTTTGACCAACTGTTTCGTACAGTTGGTGATCCTGTTGTATTTGCATGATAGTTCGGAAGAGACTAGCTTTATGATCTTGTTCGGTCAGGGCAT TGGCCTTTTGATTGAGGCTTGGAAGATCACCAAAG TCACCAACGTCCGTATCCGCCCTGCACCCAACTCTTTCATCGGCTATTCTCTCCAGTTTGAAG ATAAACGTCAACTCTCGGAGGATGAGAAAAAGACTCAAGAATATGACGCTTTGGCGTTCAGGATTGTATCCTATTTCGCTATCCCCTTGTTGGGCGCATACACTGTCTATTCTT TGCTTTACCA GACTCACCGAGGATGGTATTCGTTCATCATCTCTACCCTTGCCCAAGCTATTTACATGTTTGGCTTCGTCCAGCTCATTCCTCAGTTGATCATCAACTATAAGCTCAAGAGCGTGGCCCACATGCC GATGAAGGCCATGATGTACAAGACTT TGTCAACCGTGGTTGATGACTTTTTCGCGTTCTGCATCAGGATGCCTTGGCTCCATCGATTGGCTTGCTTCCG AGACGATGTTGTCttccttgtccttctttATCAACGATGGATCTACCGTATTGACTACTCACGAGTCAACGAGTATGGCCAGGTGAATGAAGGTATGGTGGAGGATGTTGGTACCGCAGAGGGTGCAAAGAAAGAGACCAAAAAGACAAAATAA
- a CDS encoding HSP70/90 family co-chaperone CNS1 (Similar to TIGR gene model, INSD accession AAW45129.1) has product MAAQAASTAGAQSDDGFLDQLIAAMPKSTVPPESGVGPAAPKKEVTVEDFEKLLDSTPLFMRETPKDGDDNPVLEALRSLVFEGEGDEIATNFKNHGNELHAQKSYSEAIKAYSEGIDAHPSSATLLVTLYNNRAACHLILKNYRSALKDTSAVIALYTAGKIPQPDKALVKALFRAAQSLVQLSRWKEAGDVVERGKELAEQVKEDIKVWDTLEKEIVKGKKRDDDRIERIRRDNMTKLALRKAVEDRGLIVVDTASPPDNPNPLHFDEQSIPIIDEEAGWTPPPPHTPIVFPVFLLYPTYGQSDFITHFHEDAAFEDQLSAMFPVSPSAPQMPWAEWDEKHEYYVPNLVVYVETKERRLLKVGKELTLREVLGKAMRAANGEVKKDGVVLRDGLLSFVVLVKGAQEKAWIEEFKRQRDEKQ; this is encoded by the exons ATGGCCGCTCAAGCAGCCTCAACAGCAGGGGCGCAATCAGACGATGGTTTCCTCGATCAACTCATCGCGGCCATGCCCAAATCCACCGTCCCGCCTGAATCTGGTGTAGGCCCTGCTGCGCCCAAAAAGGAAGTCACAGTTGAAGACTTTGAAAAGCTGCTCGACTCCACCCCCTTGTTCATGCGAGAGACTCCGAAAGATGGGGATGATAATCCTGTCTTGGAAGCTTTGAGAAGTTTGGTTTTCGAAGGTGAAGGAGATG AAATCGCAACAAACTTTAAAAACCATGGCAATGAGCTCCACGCTCAGAAATCGTACAGTGAAGCTATTAAAGCCTACTCTGAAGGTATCGACGCccacccttcttctgcaaCTTTGCTTGTTACCCTTTACAACAACCGAGCTGCATGTCATCTCATTCTGAAGAATTACCGTTCAGCTCTGAAGGATACCAGTGCCGTCATTGCACTCTACACGGCCGGCAAGATCCCTCAGCCGGACAAGGCGCTCGTAAAAGCATTGTTCAGAGCGGCGCAATCTCTAGTTCAGCTGAGTAGATGGAAGGAGGCTGGTGATGTtgtggaaagaggaaaagaacTCGCAGAGCAAGTGAAGGAGGATATAAAAGTTTGGGATACACTAGAGAAGGAAATCGTcaagggcaagaagagagatgatgatCGAATAGAGAGAATAAGACGAGACAATATGACCAAGCTTGCTTTGCGTAAAGCAGTGGAAGACCGGGGTCTGATAGTGGTCGATACCGCTAGTCCACCGGACAACCCCAACCCATTGCATTTCGACGAACAATCTATCCCCATCATCGACGAAGAAGCTGGTTGGACCCCGCCGCCTCCGCATACACCCATTGTCTTCCCTGTCTTCTTGCTTTACCCAACATACGGACAGTCAGATTTTATCACTCATTTCCACGAAGATGCCGCGTTTGAAGATCAGCTTTCAGCCATGTTCCCAGTTTCTCCGTCGGCGCCGCAGATGCCATGGGCCGAATGGGATGAGAAGCACGAGTACTATGTGCCTAATTTAGTTGTGTATGTGGAGACCAAGGAGAGAAGACTGTTAAAGGTTGGCAAGGAACTGACATTGAGAGAAGTGTTGGGTAAAGCGATGAGAGCAGCGAATGGAGAGGTCAAGAAGGATGGTGTGGTGTTGAGAGATGGGCTTTTGAGTTTTGTTGTGCTCGTAAAGGGGGCTCAGGAGAAGGCTTGGATAGAAGAGTTCAAGCGACAgagagatgaaaagcaATAA
- a CDS encoding uncharacterized protein (Similar to TIGR gene model, INSD accession AAW45130.1) produces the protein MPSPHAKSLDSLPPHLLSRTAFHLLTAAAPPHRPSPLLPLFLTCRSVYHALSFPNNPQLYKDLYFATFDHQAILRRYQWMKTHIYKDEYNILGLLSEPRPWAVDYIARWEMSRRMRQIAKRGRVEIPGICDRAQFMEDMWTVWFLVTENDGKNLPFLLEQCNLRAALTAYYRDTLLKESLLPGYPTEDGEKALVAWTCIFAGIDTVGEDTPEELDEKIFMLRPYVFACAKYDVSFAPWHLKKLPVCGPGCSTHGTDPTVQHRAMTYKRFGYSWRRCPPQFILGAYILFLRLLQRHPERIGLHSGSSNLSTSPFEAGLPGIFSANKVPLSIDSDKGWQRNTMCQDPHTSKGLAPLTFRGCIEGFWRGTFLFYDFEFYRHILSGNLGGVYTGMFAEQAVEAELRETLVKVKKEDVGGDGPLLTAGFKDMESFEEEIKFLEQGNGYEIVNDDDDDEEGWTKEILISGRSRTAWGWAQVRGRVRSWDGLVILCFSYSPQREPGTRWLWRGYILTGGYLVGRWRDTFTPENLRGYEGAFGMIRAGEICYPEHFPKRMDDSAGLNQFDQGVFRRMPITELLSHTQTHTHTQTETQPQPQPQIPSSERDPDTKTGQRYNQ, from the exons ATGCCATCGCCGCACGCCAAGTCGCTCGACTCCCTCCCCCCCCACCTCCTCTCCCGCACAGCCTTCCACCTCCTCACCGCCGCCGCCCCGCCCCACCGGCCCTcccccctcctccccctcttcctcacaTGCCGCAGCGTATACCATGCCCTCTCATTCCCCAACAACCCCCAGCTCTACAAAGACCTCTACTTTGCAACCTTTGACCACCAGGCTATCCTCAGGCGATACCAGTGGATGAAAACACATATATACAAGGATGAATACAACATCCTCGGCCTGCTTTCTGAGCCTCGTCCGTGGGCAGTTGATTATATAGCAAGGTGGGAGATGAGCAGGAGGATGAGGCAGATCGCAAAGCGCGGAAGGGTGGAAATACCCGGCATCTGTGACAGGGCACAGTTTATGGAAGATATGTGGACAGTGTGGTTCCTTGTGACGGAGAATG ACGGCAAAAACCTGCCGTTCTTGCTCGAGCAATGCAACTTGCGAGCGGCTTTAACAGCGTACTATAGAGATACCCTGCTAAAAGAGTCGCTGCTGCCGGGATACCCTACAGAAGATGGCGAAAAGGCCCTTGTCGCTTGGACTTGCATCTTTGCAGGAATCG ACACTGTTGGGGAAGACACGCCCGAAGAACTGGATGAGAAAATCTTCATGCTGCGACCATACGTCTTTGCCTGTGCCAAG TACGACGTGTCGTTCGCCCCTTGGCACCTCAAAAAACTCCCCGTCTGCGGTCCTGGCTGCTCTACCCACGGCACCGACCCGACCGTCCAGCACCGAGCGATGACCTACAAACGATTCGGCTATTCCTGGCGCCGCTGCCCACCCCAATTCATCCTTGGCGCCTacatcctcttcctccgtCTCTTGCAACGCCATCCCGAGCGAATCGGCCTGCATTCCGGCAGCTCAAACTTGTCAACTTCCCCCTTTGAAGCCGGTCTACCCGGTATCTTCTCGGCAAACAAGGTACCTCTTTCGATTGATAGCGATAAGGGATGGCAGAGGAACACGATGTGTCAGGACCCACATACGAGCAAAGGTCTTGCCCCGTTGACGTTTCGCGGCTGCATAGAAGGGTTTTGGCGGGGCACATTTCTTTTTTACGACTTTGAATTTTATCGACACATTTTGTCGGGTAATTTGGGGGGAGTGTACACTGGTATGTTTGCAGAACAAGCAGTGGAGGCAGAGTTGAGGGAAACGCTTGTAAAAGtgaaaaaggaagatgtCGGTGGTGATGGTCCGTTGCTCACCGCGGGATTCAAAGATATGGAGAGTTTTGAGGAGGAGATTAAGTTTTTGGAACAAGGTAACGGCTATGAAATCGTgaatgacgatgatgatgacgaggaaggTTGGACCAAGGAGATTTTGATATCCGGTAGA AGTCGGACCGCCTGGGGCTGGGCTCAAGTACGTGGTAGGGTTAGATCTTGGGACGGTCTGGTTATACTCTGTTTTTCTTACAGT CCACAGCGTGAACCCGGCACTCGCTGGCTGTGGAGAGGCTACATCCTCACAGGAGGCTACCTCGTCGGCCGATGGCGGGATACCTTCACCCCCGAAAACTTGAGGGGTTACGAAGGTGCATTTGGAATGATCAGAGCAGGGGAGATTTGTTATCCCGAACATTTCCCAAAGAGGATGGATGATTCGGCGGGGTTGAATCAGTTTGATCAGGGAGTGTTTAGACGGATGCCGATTACGGAGCTGCTGTCGCATACGCAGACGCATACGCATACGCAGACCGAGACACAACCACAGCCCCAACCACAAATACCAAGCTCAGAACGTGATCCTGATACCAAAACCGGTCAGCGGTATAATCAGTAG
- a CDS encoding dihydrofolate synthase, putative (Similar to TIGR gene model, INSD accession AAW45262.1): MPGPSAQVQNPSRTGSGVEPNTLPNPSPTAANSTINGLGKIDLGLSRMQTLLSSFIPPLSIPAIHLAGTNGKGSVSAILESCFLSAGFRVARYNSPYLLEPRDAVRIDGLPPTQEQWEEAVRTVKAVDEEKKVGATVFEITTAAAYWLINNTKNTRDAQQGGAVDVMIIECGMGGARDATNVIPADTILASALTSVGLDHTAFLGETVEEITREKASIAVRDAVFVIGAQQYEGVVDMARRTAAGRGAKVLEALRTERVSEVGMGKGRQVVSLKPFRPPPPVQLRTQLPSLPTATTASSSSSSGDNNSIITQLSLPGNHQLDNLSVALTILHAIRRDTRAKQIQPLLERLTDTAIQQGVASCQWEGRCSWVHYVENRQGESHSFLVDGAHNSDSANVLRDYIDSLSIEGDDNIKPRFRFIVSLSASPGKSIDSVLSPLLRQGDEIESVEFTTPVQGMPWIKTVPRDEVAQVAGQLLGKEAVIIGGVGEDGVRNALRNAKGSGRLAVVCGSLYLVADVYRLLRDEYLYL, translated from the coding sequence ATGCCCGGTCCATCAGCCCAAGTTCAAAACCCTTCCCGTACCGGGTCCGGCGTAGAGCCCAATACTCTGCCTAACCCCAGTCCAACCGCCGCCAACTCTACTATCAACGGTCTTGGAAAAATCGACCTCGGTCTCTCGCGAATGCAAACCCTGCTTTCATCCTTCATCCCCCCCTTATCCATCCCTGCCATCCATCTTGCCGGCACCAATGGCAAAGGTTCCGTGTCTGCCATTTTAGAATCTTGTTTCCTCTCTGCTGGTTTCCGCGTAGCTCGATACAACTCGCCGTACTTGCTCGAGCCGAGGGATGCGGTACGTATTGATGGGTTACCGCCTACCCAGGAGCAGTGGGAAGAGGCAGTGAGGACGGTAAAGGCGgttgatgaggagaagaaggtgggCGCGACGGTTTTTGAGATCACCACCGCTGCTGCGTATTGGTTAATCAACAATACGAAGAATACTCGTGATGCCCAACAGGGAGGGGCAGTGGATGTGATGATTATTGAATGTGGGATGGGCGGCGCCAGAGATGCCACCAACGTGATCCCCGCTGACACCATCCTTGCTTCGGCACTCACCAGTGTCGGGTTGGACCATACTGCGTTTTTGGGTGAGACGGTGGAAGAGATCACAAGGGAGAAAGCTAGTATTGCGGTCCGGGACGCGGTGTTTGTGATCGGAGCGCAACAGTATGAAGGGGTGGTGGATATGGCGAGGAGAACGGCGGCGGGAAGGGGTGCAAAAGTTTTGGAAGCGTTGCGGACGGAGAGGGTGTCGGAGGTGGGGATGGGAAAGGGAAGGCAGGTGGTGTCGCTCAAACCTTTTAGACCTCCGCCTCCTGTGCAATTGCGCACCCAGCTTCCTTCACTACCTACTGCTACCACCGCCTCCTCCTCTAGCAGTAGCGGCGACAATAATAGCATCATTACTCAGTTATCTCTTCCCGGGAACCACCAGCTTGATAATCTATCCGTTGCGCTTACAATCCTCCACGCTATACGGCGTGACACTCGTGCCAAGCAGATTCAACCTCTTCTTGAGAGGCTGACAGACACCGCTATACAGCAAGGAGTGGCTTCTTGTCAATGGGAAGGCCGTTGTTCATGGGTACACTACGTTGAGAATCGTCAAGGCGAATCGCATTCTTTCCTAGTGGATGGAGCGCATAACAGCGACTCTGCAAACGTTTTACGGGACTACATTGATTCTCTATCAATAGAAGGAGACGACAACATAAAACCCCGCTTCCGGTTCATCGTCTCTCTATCTGCATCACCAGGCAAATCCATCGATAGCGTGCTTTCTCCGCTTTTACGGCAGGGAGATGAGATTGAGTCGGTAGAGTTTACGACGCCGGTGCAAGGTATGCCGTGGATCAAGACGGTACCAAGGGACGAGGTTGCACAAGTTGCGGGCCAGCTGTTAGGGAAAGAAGCGGTTATTATCGGTGGGGTAGGGGAAGATGGTGTAAGGAATGCATTGCGGAATGCAAAGGGTTCAGGGAGATTAGCAGTTGTGTGTGGCAGTTTGTACCTTGTAGCTGATGTCTATCGATTATTACGGGACGAGTACTTGTACTTGTAA